The following proteins are encoded in a genomic region of Rattus rattus isolate New Zealand chromosome 2, Rrattus_CSIRO_v1, whole genome shotgun sequence:
- the Dnajc4 gene encoding dnaJ homolog subfamily C member 4, with product MDFWGPPFTSCPPAVVMPSLLLRLPLRLCRLWPCSPPTRLLTAATGQRPVPTNYYELLGVHPGASAEEIKRAFFTKSKELHPDRDPGNPALHSRFVELSEAYRVLSREESRRNYDHQLHSASPSKPSGSTAEPKYKQQTHSSSWEPPNAEYWAQFHSVRPQEPKSRKQQHKHNQRVLGYCLLLMVASMGLHYIAFRKLEQVHRSFMDEKDRIITAIYNDTRARARANRARIQQKHQQRQPPTEPSLPPESSRIMPQDTSQ from the exons ATGGACTTTTGGGGGCCTCCCTTTACCAGCTGCCCGCCCGCCGTCGTCATGCCGTCCCTGTTGCTCCGGCTGCCCCTGCGCCTATGCCGGCTGTGGCCCTGTAGCCCTCCCACCCGACTCCTCACAGCCGCAACAGGGCAGCG GCCTGTCCCTACTAATTACTATGAACTGTTGGGAGTGCATCCTGGCGCCAGCGCTGAAGAGATTAAGCGCGCTTTCTTCACCAAGTCAAAAGAG CTACACCCTGACCGAGACCCTGGGAACCCAGCCCTGCATAGCCGTTTTGTGGAGCTGAGTGAGGCGTATCGAGTGCTCAGCCGTGAGGAAAGTCGTCGGAACTATGACCACCAGCTGCATTCAGCCAGTCCTTCAAAGCCGTCAGGGAGCACAGCCGAGCCTAAGTATAAACAGCAGACACACAG CAGCTCCTGGGAACCCCCGAATGCTGAATACTGGGCCCAGTTCCACAGTGTGAGGCCACAGGAGCCCAAGTCAAGGAAGCAGCAGCATAAACACAACCAGCGGGTCTTGGGGTACTGCCTTCTGCTCATGGTGGCAAGCATGGGCCTGCACTACATCGCCTTCAG GAAGCTGGAGCAGGTGCATCGCAGCTTCATGGACGAAAAGGATCGGATCATCACAGCCATCTACAATGACACTCGGGCCAGGGCCAG GGCCAACAGAGCCAGGATTCAGCAGAAGCACCAGCAGAGGCAGCCTCCGACAGAACCCTCCCTGCCTCCAGAAAGTTCCAGGATCATGCCCCAGGACACAAGCCAGTGA